From one Mya arenaria isolate MELC-2E11 chromosome 4, ASM2691426v1 genomic stretch:
- the LOC128232811 gene encoding homeodomain-interacting protein kinase 2-like has protein sequence MQEDLYLSSKASAFSNFKKVKLEPSLDYVVGPRHSSPSFFTDGQKNSYLFAQSRHESGDYHKHAHNASFLSASNLNLLLDNAVNTSVAAGTYRKCGIKRKRGDLNNLDLQMQLTLPEGTAISSDDDNGNQTNTTSKNTSSSNSEGDYTLVQHEVLYSMTTAYEVLEFLGRGTFGQVVKCWKKGTNEIVAIKILKNHPSYARQGQIEVNILSRLSQENADDFNFVRAHECFQHKSHTCLVFEMLEQNLYDFLKHNKFQPLPLKYIRPITQQVLTALLKLKNLGLIHADLKPENIMLVDPVRFPYRVKVIDFGSASHVSKAVCSTYLQSRYYRAPEILLGLPFCESIDMWSLGCVIAELFLGWPLYPGSSEYDQIRYISQTQGLPAEHMLSNATKTTRFFVRENTDSNYPFWRLKNPEEHELETKIKSKEARKYIFNCIDDMAQINVPTDLEGSELLAEQVDRREFIDILKRMLTLDQERRIKPGEALNHHFIRMAHLVDYAQCGIVKQNVQAMEVCRRPIKSVYDVNQNGGGLVPNLVPSSTASLTVTFNNQINALHSQNGGQPAPEIQYLPYPMSRTYHTLPYQGQHLNQALPAQRSGTQFTRTDPFAQSLCVSSIVVPGLQGLNSPTRYNPVPMVTQAGATLQIPPQLITQSAQMNAWPGGQQVLVAPFQQIPGLTAGTASQRPVTQQILPDNLAAHQHMLSDNWRQSFVLDGFDQASLAQLNAQSQAWNLGMMPFGLATSRQSSSHSSKRLPKQRVTKEQASTHLSPVKKRVKENTPPQNYNNNHNNNNAAVAGTRSGVVPAVDTNVPASWAEPPVKYGSRRDHRQTIVIGDSPSPSVSVITISSDSEEDEENKAVRGQIKEKLTAGQYLPDPALLDRTAVGDSFDTSTARKNIISHAAADGLTSKHQVMLTPIKHEDIETNMLNDAYLFGSQLGGTSVDDTAALIPPNMRVSSTKQEKVSHSHANTGKLSSHASRHQLTDKYKDHSPRHDMRASLEMEKNLLAAQGKLAYVSPTVRQSNNPNRHTFHGSTSQSQKLPTSMGNLGFVTRQAGGSLSQLSPAQPGLQLGQPAVLFNTAPQVDLHRRRQASPIHHYLLPAHQQPQMGIPAAISQFGPFSPTIAPPPAHQSPRHVQYAAHPLPAHVHPVLQTTSSIPATYHSQIGQYPALNTSSGLYTSYQLSPTKARPYQYFAG, from the exons ATGCAAGAAGATCTTTACTTGTCGTCTAAAGCCAGCGCATTCAGTAATTTTAAAAAGGTGAAACTTGAGCCAAGTCTTGACTATGTAGTCGGTCCACGCCACTCCAGCCCATCCTTCTTTACAGACGGACAGAAAAACTCTTACTTATTCGCCCAGTCTCGGCATGAGTCTGGGGACTACCACAAACACGCACACAACGCAAGTTTCTTGTCGGCGTCAAATCTTAACTTGTTATTGGACAACGCTGTTAACACATCTGTGGCAGCCGGAACATATAGAAAGTGTGGAATTAAACGAAAACGTGGTGATCTAAATAATCTAGACTTACAGATGCAGCTTACACTACCAGAGGGGACTGCGATTTCCAGTGATGACGACAATGGCAACCAGACAAACACAACCTCGAAAAACACAAGCTCTTCGAACAGCGAGGGGGATTATACTCTCGTACAACATGAGGTTTTGTACTCGATGACAACTGCTTATGAAGTACTGGAGTTTCTTGGACGCGGGACGTTCGGGCAAGTCGTGAAATGTTGGAAAAAGGGAACCAATGAAATTGTTGCAATAAAAATCTTAAAGAATCATCCCTCGTATGCTAGGCAGGGACAAATAgaagttaacattttatcaagattGAGTCAAGAAAATGCAGATGATTTCAATTTTGTCAGAGCACATGAGTGCTTTCAACACAAGAGCCACACGTGTCTTGTGTTTGAAATGTTGGAACAGAACTTGTATGATTTTCTGAAGCACAACAAGTTTCAGCCTTTACCTTTAAAATACATCCGTCCCATCACACAACAAGTGCTAACAGCTCTTCTGAAGTTGAAAAATCTTGGACTGATTCATGCAGATCTCAAGCCAGAGAACATTATGCTGGTTGATCCGGTTCGATTCCCATACAGAGTCAAGGTGATTGACTTTGGTTCAGCAAGCCATGTTTCCAAAGCTGTCTGCTCAACATATCTTCAGTCAAGATATTACAG AGCTCCTGAGATTCTACTTGGCTTGCCGTTCTGTGAGTCTATTGACATGTGGTCCCTTGGCTGCGTCATTGCTGAGCTGTTCCTGGGCTGGCCCCTCTATCCTGGCTCATCAGAATATGATCAG ATCCGGTACATCTCCCAGACACAGGGTCTGCCGGCCGAGCACATGTTGAGCAACGCCACAAAGACAACACGGTTCTTTGTTCGGGAAAACACAGACAGCAACTACCCATTCTGGAGGCTTAAG aATCCTGAAGAGCATGAGTTGGAGACCAAAATCAAATCAAAGGAGGCCAGGAAGTACATCTTTAACTGCATAGATGACATGGCACAGATCAACGTGCCCACAGACCTGGAGGGCAGTGAGCTACTAGCGGAGCAGGTGGACCGGCGTGAGTTTATAGACATCCTCAAACGGATGCTTACTCTGGACCAGGAGAGGAGGATCAAGCCTGGGGAGGCCCTTAACCACCACTTCATACGCATGGCTCACCTGGTGGACTACGCACAATGTGGCAT AGTTAAGCAAAATGTGCAAGCTATGGAGGTGTGTCGACGGCCCATTAAGTCTGTGTATGACGTAAACCAGAATGGTGGTGGTCTCGTTCCCAACCTCGTGCCGTCCAGTACCGCCTCCCTCACTGTCACCTTCAACAACCAGATCAACGCCCTGCATTCACAG aaTGGTGGGCAGCCTGCGCCGGAGATACAGTACCTGCCATACCCAATGTCTCGGACATACCATACCCTTCCATACCAAGGACAGCACTTAAACCAGGCCCTGCCCGCCCAGCGTTCTGGAACACAGTTTACCCGAACAGACCCCTTTGCCCAGTCTCTGTGTGTCTCGTCCATTGTAGTGCCAGGGCTTCAag GTTTGAACTCACCAACACGATACAACCCGGTACCCATGGTGACGCAGGCAGGGGCTACACTGCAGATTCCACCCCAGCTCATCACCCAG AGCGCTCAGATGAACGCATGGCCAGGTGGACAACAGGTGCTTGTGGCCCCGTTCCAACAGATCCCAGGCCTGACAGCAGGCACAGCCTCCCAGCGGCCTGTCACCCAGCAGATTTTGCCTGACAATCTTGCTGCCCACCAACACATGCTCTCAGACAACTGGAGACAGTCATTTGTCCTGGACGGCTTTGATCAGGCTTCGCTCGCACAGCTG AATGCGCAGTCCCAGGCATGGAACCTTGGTATGATGCCATTTGGCCTTGCAACAAGTCGCCAGTCATCCTCCCACTCCAGCAAGAGGCTCCCAAAGCAGAG AGTGACAAAAGAGCAGGCCTCCACACATCTTTCCCCAGTAAAGAAGCGAGTGAAGGAGAACACTCCGCCACAGAACTACAACAAcaatcacaacaacaacaatgccgCTGTTGCTGGGACCCGTAGTGGGGTGGTACCTGCAGTAGACACTAATGTTCCTGCCTCTTGGGCCGAGCCACCTGTGAAGTATGGTTCACGGCGTGACCACCGACAGACCATAGTGATCGGAGACTCTCCTAGTCCGTCTGTTAGTGTGATCACCATCAGCTCCGACAGTGAAGAAGATGAGGAGAATAAGGCTGTCAGAGG GCAAATAAAAGAGAAGTTGACTGCTGGTCAGTATCTGCCAGATCCTGCCTTACTTGACAGAACAGCAGTAGGGGACAGTTTCGACACTTCTACAGCCAGGAAGAACATCATCAGCCATGCAGCGGCAGATGGCCTCACCTCGAAACACCAGGTGATGCTCACACCTATCAAACATGAGGACATTGAGACAAACATGTTGAATGACGCCTACTTGTTTGGAAGTCAGCTTGGAGGGACATCAGTGGATGACACGGCTGCACTGATTCCTCCAAACATGAGAGTGAGCTCGACTAAACAAGAAAAAGTTTCGCACTCGCATGCAAACACTGGAAAACTCAGCAGCCATGCATCTAGACATCAATTGACTGACAAATACAAGGACCACAGTCCCCGGCATGATATGAGAGCTTCTCTGGAGATGGAGAAGAATCTGTTAGCAGCGCAGGGGAAGCTTGCCTATGTGTCGCCAACTGTGAGGCAGAGCAATAACCCCAACAGGCATACATTTCATGGGTCTACCAGCCAGAGCCAGAAGCTCCCTACTTCTATGGGCAACCTTGGGTTTGTGACCAGACAGGCGGGAGGGAGTCTGTCCCAGCTCTCTCCTGCCCAGCCAGGCTTGCAGCTAGGCCAGCCTGCTGTCCTCTTCAATACTGCCCCTCAAGTCGATCTGCACAG GCGACGTCAGGCTAGCCCGATTCACCACTACCTGTTACCTGCACACCAGCAACCTCAGATGGGCATCCCTGCTGCTATCAGTCAATTCGGGCCATTTTCCCCGACCATAGCACCACCACCAGCTCACCAGAGCCCACGACATGTGCAGTACGCAGCCCATCCGTTACCAGCTCATGTTCACCCAGTGCTGCAGACTACGTCATCGATTCCTGCAACATATCATTCACAGATTGGCCAGTATCCTGCCCTCAATACGTCGTCTGGGCTTTACACATCGTACCAGCTATCCCCCACAAAAGCAAGGCCTTACCAGTACTTTGCTGGATAA